From a single Nitrospira lenta genomic region:
- a CDS encoding Tim44 domain-containing protein translates to MNTTKVIASCIVLALIGTPAISLAKARGGSGGGFSGGSRSSSASGNIGSRGSRTHDQNGAQPIQQSATPKPATATPPSTATSPSPAAQPTPASQPSFLQRNPLLAGIAGGLAGSWIGHMLFDATESSAKTNEAGDAATQTAGASSNNGLLLFLMVLGAAAAYYFLKVRRTPAPVLSGITRSSAVTGSLLAESSTATFRPATTDLDITIADKAAFQQLLTDIQTAWSKQDLAELKHFVTPEMLTYFSTALAENVSLDIENRVEDVVLGRADVREAWTESAMQYATVGLHWSARDYTVSTKKQRGEPGYLIEGSDETPAESSEVWTFVRFQNGKWLLSAIQQ, encoded by the coding sequence TTGAATACAACAAAAGTCATCGCATCATGCATCGTACTTGCGCTCATCGGAACTCCGGCCATCTCCTTGGCAAAAGCCAGAGGCGGATCCGGCGGAGGCTTTTCCGGCGGGTCACGGAGCAGCAGCGCCTCAGGCAACATCGGCAGCCGCGGTTCACGCACCCACGACCAGAACGGCGCCCAGCCGATTCAACAGTCGGCGACCCCAAAGCCGGCCACAGCCACCCCGCCATCGACCGCAACAAGCCCGTCCCCCGCAGCCCAGCCGACACCGGCATCGCAACCATCCTTCTTGCAGCGCAATCCCCTCCTGGCCGGGATCGCCGGCGGCCTCGCCGGATCCTGGATCGGTCACATGCTCTTCGACGCCACGGAGAGCAGCGCAAAAACCAACGAAGCCGGCGACGCCGCTACTCAGACAGCCGGCGCATCCAGCAACAACGGCCTGCTCCTTTTCCTCATGGTCCTCGGAGCCGCCGCCGCTTATTATTTCCTGAAAGTCCGGCGAACGCCCGCCCCAGTGTTGTCCGGCATCACGCGGAGCAGCGCCGTCACCGGAAGCCTCTTGGCAGAATCCTCAACCGCCACCTTTCGGCCCGCGACGACTGATCTCGATATCACCATCGCGGACAAAGCAGCCTTTCAGCAACTCCTAACCGACATTCAGACCGCCTGGAGCAAGCAAGACCTGGCCGAACTGAAACACTTCGTCACACCGGAAATGCTCACCTACTTCAGTACCGCCTTAGCCGAGAATGTCAGCCTGGACATCGAAAACCGTGTGGAAGATGTCGTACTCGGACGAGCGGACGTCCGGGAAGCCTGGACCGAAAGCGCGATGCAGTACGCTACGGTGGGGCTTCACTGGAGCGCCCGCGACTATACCGTCTCAACCAAGAAGCAACGTGGAGAGCCGGGCTATCTCATCGAAGGCAGCGACGAGACACCGGCCGAGTCGAGTGAAGTCTGGACCTTTGTGCGATTCCAGAACGGCAAGTGGCTCCTGTCAGCGATCCAACAGTAA
- a CDS encoding 2-oxoisovalerate dehydrogenase: MSELIFVVEEAPEGGYIARALGESIFTEADTLAELPEKVREAVRCHFEEGQAPKVVRLHHVREEVIAV, translated from the coding sequence ATGAGTGAATTGATTTTTGTCGTGGAAGAGGCTCCTGAGGGCGGGTATATTGCGCGCGCGCTCGGGGAGTCGATCTTTACAGAAGCGGACACCCTGGCTGAATTGCCGGAGAAAGTCCGTGAAGCTGTCCGCTGTCACTTTGAGGAGGGTCAGGCGCCGAAGGTCGTCCGCCTTCACCATGTGCGGGAGGAAGTCATCGCCGTATGA
- a CDS encoding OPT family oligopeptide transporter, which produces MKDDQPLVPASASLPEITFKAVVLSVILAAVLAAANAYLGLFAGMTVSASIPAAVASMAILRLFRQSNILENNIVQTAASSGEALAAGVIFTIPALLLVGYWSVFDYWQTVLIATVGGLLGVLFTIPLRRALIVTARLRFPEGVATAEVLKVAAAGRSTTGQDHSAGDFRALLSAALIGGAVKFGESGLRLWTEALEGAATVGRTVMYAGINLSPALLAVGFIIGLPTAVVVFLGGVVGWLVLLPAYGLLHGLPPDKTGLAAAMAIWSGQIRYVGIGAMLTGGLWTLTRLREPVWQSLQTLRASYNASRASGGSTVVPRTEQDASLWWIVVPFGLSLIPMAWIYTTVVDNPMIGILMTLVMVVAAFLFSSVAAYMAGLVGSSSNPVSGVTIATIMLAALLLVLFMGAGHPAGPAAALVIGAVVCCAAAMGGDNLQDLKTGHLVGATPWKQQVMQVVGVVTGAVVLVPVLSLLQAKYGIGEPTVAHPHPLSAPQATLMASLTRSVFGAGLPWPLVGLGAAIGVLVIFADRLLERRGSDFRLPVLAVALGVYLPLKLSAAIFAGGVIAELVKRAAGWGDDPSRRGLLFAAGLITGEALMGIMLAIPIALTALWPGLGADPFTLFDVPPFGGWPGLMIVALVAGALYRVAIGSSKTGR; this is translated from the coding sequence ATGAAAGACGACCAGCCCCTCGTACCTGCTTCCGCGTCGCTTCCTGAAATCACCTTCAAAGCGGTCGTGCTCTCGGTGATCCTCGCGGCCGTATTGGCTGCCGCGAACGCCTATCTGGGCCTCTTTGCCGGCATGACCGTGTCGGCTTCGATTCCTGCTGCGGTCGCTTCGATGGCGATTCTGCGCCTGTTTCGGCAGTCGAACATCCTCGAAAACAATATCGTTCAAACCGCTGCGTCGTCCGGCGAGGCGCTGGCGGCCGGGGTTATCTTCACGATTCCTGCGCTGCTGCTGGTGGGCTATTGGTCTGTCTTCGACTACTGGCAGACAGTTCTGATTGCCACGGTCGGGGGATTGCTCGGCGTGCTCTTTACCATTCCGTTGCGGCGGGCGTTGATCGTGACGGCGCGTTTGCGATTTCCCGAAGGGGTGGCGACGGCGGAGGTCTTGAAGGTCGCGGCGGCTGGTCGAAGCACGACCGGACAGGATCATTCGGCCGGCGATTTCCGGGCGCTGTTGTCGGCGGCGCTCATTGGCGGGGCGGTGAAGTTCGGCGAGAGCGGGTTACGCCTGTGGACGGAGGCGCTGGAAGGGGCTGCGACGGTCGGGCGCACGGTGATGTATGCGGGGATCAATCTCTCGCCCGCGTTGTTGGCGGTGGGGTTTATCATCGGCCTGCCGACGGCGGTGGTGGTGTTCCTCGGTGGTGTGGTGGGTTGGCTGGTTTTGCTGCCTGCCTATGGGCTGCTGCATGGCCTGCCGCCTGACAAGACGGGACTGGCGGCGGCGATGGCGATCTGGAGCGGGCAGATCCGCTACGTCGGCATCGGGGCGATGCTGACCGGAGGACTTTGGACGCTGACGCGATTGCGTGAGCCGGTGTGGCAGAGTCTGCAGACGCTCCGGGCCAGTTATAACGCATCGCGCGCGTCCGGCGGTAGTACGGTGGTGCCAAGGACGGAACAGGATGCGTCGCTCTGGTGGATCGTGGTGCCCTTTGGGTTGTCACTGATCCCGATGGCCTGGATCTATACGACGGTGGTGGACAATCCGATGATCGGCATTCTGATGACGCTCGTGATGGTCGTCGCGGCATTTTTATTTTCGTCGGTGGCCGCGTACATGGCCGGCCTGGTGGGGAGTTCCAGCAATCCGGTGTCGGGCGTGACGATTGCGACGATCATGCTGGCCGCGCTCCTGCTCGTGCTGTTCATGGGGGCCGGACATCCGGCCGGACCGGCAGCGGCGCTGGTGATTGGGGCGGTCGTCTGTTGCGCCGCCGCGATGGGGGGCGACAATCTGCAAGATTTGAAGACGGGGCATCTGGTCGGGGCGACGCCCTGGAAGCAGCAGGTGATGCAGGTGGTCGGCGTCGTGACTGGTGCCGTGGTGTTGGTGCCGGTGCTGTCGCTGCTGCAGGCTAAGTATGGGATCGGCGAGCCGACGGTCGCGCATCCGCATCCGTTGAGCGCCCCGCAAGCGACGCTGATGGCGAGTCTCACGCGGAGCGTGTTCGGTGCCGGGCTGCCCTGGCCGCTCGTGGGGCTGGGCGCGGCGATCGGCGTGCTAGTGATATTCGCGGACCGGCTGCTGGAACGGCGCGGCAGCGACTTCCGGCTTCCGGTACTCGCCGTAGCGCTGGGCGTGTATCTGCCGTTGAAGCTCTCCGCCGCCATTTTCGCGGGCGGGGTGATCGCGGAACTGGTGAAACGGGCGGCCGGGTGGGGCGATGACCCCTCGCGGCGGGGGCTGCTCTTCGCCGCCGGGTTGATTACGGGTGAAGCCCTCATGGGAATCATGCTCGCGATCCCGATTGCGCTGACCGCGCTCTGGCCAGGCCTCGGTGCCGATCCCTTTACTCTCTTCGATGTGCCGCCGTTCGGCGGCTGGCCTGGGCTGATGATCGTCGCGCTGGTAGCTGGGGCTCTCTATCGAGTGGCAATTGGATCGAGCAAGACCGGCAGATAG
- a CDS encoding type II toxin-antitoxin system HicA family toxin has protein sequence MRLPRDLSGSDLAQALRKLGYSTTRQAGSHLRLTTYEHGEHHLTIPQHTPLRIGTLSAILADVAAHFDITREQLLEQLFG, from the coding sequence ATGAGGCTTCCCCGCGATCTGTCCGGAAGCGATCTCGCACAGGCCCTTCGCAAGCTCGGTTACTCGACCACCCGCCAAGCTGGCAGTCACCTTCGACTCACCACCTACGAGCATGGGGAGCATCATCTTACAATTCCCCAGCATACGCCGCTTCGCATCGGTACCCTCTCCGCCATTCTTGCCGATGTGGCCGCACATTTCGATATCACTCGTGAACAGTTATTGGAACAGTTATTCGGGTAA